In Rissa tridactyla isolate bRisTri1 chromosome 23, bRisTri1.patW.cur.20221130, whole genome shotgun sequence, the following are encoded in one genomic region:
- the LOC128901094 gene encoding natural killer cell receptor 2B4-like — protein MEHVALLLLLISLFFLCRAHGSPECREQAVSAGGELRLLPEKPLQGWIRVVWRVRLDMGLLQRILRAEKDRDAELVDGPFSGRALFQRESLSLRISRVSTADSGVYLTEFEDAAGALTRLCSRVRVWEPVPQPRLETRVLQREQNRCNLSLLCTVPGADANVSYSWSCSGDPLGALEHQPRLHLQVLGDADATVCRCNASNPASWGTASTDLAAACRHAAGPGVSWSYCSVKGMLCLLVLGSLGAAVAVTHFLVRQQGAPPRGAPSNSGAGETVDAAPCGRSIALSGGRSSLSVPYLAPTRTYCLVKSLEGPRLGCGVGVLTGLKGHSLSFPALHSDAGDIARVTWRFRGTHTAEAKPREKLFAIDYLPGLRGRLLLHPTNLRLEISPLKLGDSGRHEAGVDTFSHPTNPQTFSYFLWVRGESKDGGRRGAALACPRGGVGATTA, from the exons GCTCCCCGGAGTGTCGGGAACAAGCCGTGTCTGCCGGCGGAGAGCTGCGGCTGCTGCCAGAGAAACCCCTGCAGGGGTGGATAAGGGTCGTATGGAGAGTGAGACTGGATATGGGACTCCTGCAACGGATCCTGAGGGCTGAGAAGGATAGAGATGCTGAATTGGTGGATGGCCCTTTTTCTGGGAGAGCCCTTTTCCAGCGGGAGAGCCTGTCCCTGCGGATCAGCCGGGTCAGCACGGCAGACAGCGGGGTCTACCTGACAGAATTTGAGGATGCAGCAGGAGCTCTTACTCGCCTGTGCTCCCGCGTGCGGGTGTGGG AGCCCGTCCCCCAGCCGCGCCTGGAGACGCGCGTCCTGCAGCGGGAGCAGAACCGCTGCaacctctccctgctctgcaccGTGCCCGGCGCCGACGCCAACGTCTCCTACAGCTGGTCCTGCTCCGGGGATCCCCTGGGAGCCCTGGAGCACCAGCCCCGGCTGCACCTGCAGGTCCTTGGGGACGCCGATGCCACCGTCTGCCGCTGCAACGCCAGCAACCCGGCGAGCTGGGGCACGGCCAGCACCGACCTGGCAGCAGCCTGCCGCCACGCCGCGGGCCCAG GCGTTTCGTGGTCCTACTGCAGCGTGAAGGGGATGCTCTGtctgctggtgctgggcagcctgGGCGCCGCCGTGGCCGTCACGCACTTCCTCGTCCGGCAGCAGGGTGCCCCCCCCCGTGGTGCTCCCAGCAATTCGGGTGCCGG AGAAACCGTGGATGCGGCGCCGTGTGGAAGGAGCATCGCCTTATCTGGGGGCCGCAGCAGTTTGTCTGTCCCTTATCTAGCCCCGACCCGCACATACTGCCTCGTTAAATCGCTGGAAG GTCCCCGTCTCGGCTGCGGCGTGGGGGTGCTGACGGGGCTGAAGGGACATTCCCTCTCCTTCCCGGCCCTGCATTCCGACGCCGGGGACATCGCCCGGGTCACCTGGAGGTTCCGAGGGACCCACACGGCCGAGGCCAAGCCCAGGGAGAAGCTGTTCGCCATCGACTACCTGCCCGGCTTGCGTGGCCGGCTGCTCCTCCACCCCACCAACCTGCGGCTGGAGATCAGCCCCCTCAAACTGGGGGACAGCGGGAGGCACGAGGCGGGGGTGGACACCTTCTCCCACCCCACCAACCCGCAGACCTTCTCCTACTTCTTGTGGGTTCGTGGTGAGTccaaggatggagggaggaggggagcagcgtTGGCATGTCCCCGTGGCGGGGTGGGGGCTACCACTGCTTGA
- the KIRREL1 gene encoding kin of IRRE-like protein 1, giving the protein MTEHRALPAQPPACVAPQALADPPPLSPVAQTRFVEEPEDQTVVAGQRIVLSCVVLNYSGIVQWTKDGLALGMGQGLKAWPRYRIVGTADSGQYNLEITDAELSDDAVYECQATEAALRSRRAKLTVLIPPEDPTIDGAPEILLRAGTPYNLTCRARSAKPAATIVWYRDGLQQDGAITSTEVLADGKRETTTSQLAINPTDLDIGRVFSCRSTNDAIPAGKETFVKLNVHHPPTVTLSIQPQTVQEGERVVFTCMATANPEIKGYRWAKGGVIIEDAKENKYDTQVDYTFFTEPVSCEVHNDIGSTNVSTLVDVHFAPRIVVDPKPTVTDIGSDVTLTCVWSGNPPLTLTWTKKESNMVLSNSNQLYLKSVTQADAGQYVCKAIVPRIGVGEREVTLFVNGPPIISSEAVQYAVRGDRGKVECFIGSTPPPDRIAWAWKENILEAGTLERYTVERTNTGSGVLSTLTINNVMDADFQTRYNCTAWNSFGPGTAIIQLEEKANVSPSPVEVLPVGIIAGATIGASILVISFLVALACFLYRRRKGSRKDVTLRKLDIKVETVNREPLTLHADREEDTASVSTATRVMKAIYSSFKDDVDLKQDLRCDTIDPREEYELKDPTNGYYNVRAHEDRPSSRTVLYADYRNPGPARYDTRPPSRLSHSSGYAQLNTYSRGPASDYNPETAPGPGPPPGTAGGETASQLSYENYGGHAAFPAGAGYATYRLGYGQPPSLERAPYDAYDPMGKYASATRFSYTSQHSDYGQRFQQRMQTHV; this is encoded by the exons ATGACGGAGCACCGGGCGCTGCCGGCACAGCCACCGGCGTGCGTGGCACCCCAGGCCTTGGCTGAtccccctcctctgtccccagtgGCGCAGACGCGGTTCGTGGAGGAGCCGGAGGACCAGACGGTGGTGGCCGGCCAGCGGATTGTCCTCTCCTGCGTGGTGCTCAATTACTCCGGCATCGTGCAATGGACCAAAGACGGCCTCGCCCTGGGCATGGGGCAGGGGCTCAAAG CCTGGCCGCGCTACCGCATCGTGGGCACGGCCGACTCGGGCCAGTACAACCTGGAGATCACCGACGCCGAGCTCTCCGATGACGCCGTCTACGAGTGCCAGGCCACCGAGGCCGCGCTACGGTCCCGCCGGGCCAAGCTCACTGTGCTGA tCCCCCCCGAGGACCCCACCATCGACGGAGCCCCCGAGATCCTGCTGCGTGCGGGGACGCCGTACAACCTGACCTGCCGGGCACGCAGCGCCAAGCCGGCGGCCACCATCGTCTGGTACCGGGATGGGCTCCAGCAGGATGGAGCCATCACCAGCACG GAGGTGTTGGCCGACGGCAAGCGGGAGACAACCACCAGCCAACTCGCCATCAACCCAACCGACCTGGACATTGGGCGGGTGTTCTCCTGCCGCAGCACCAACGACGCCATCCCAGCGGGCAAGGAGACCTTCGTCAAACTCAACGTTCACC ATCCCCCGACCGTCACCCTGTCCATCCAGCCCCAGACGGTGCAGGAGGGCGAGAGGGTCGTGTTCACCTGCATGGCGACCGCCAACCCCGAGATCAAAGGCTACAG GTGGGCCAAGGGGGGGGTGATCATCGAGGATGCCAAGGAGAACAAGTACGACACGCAGGTGGATTACACCTTCTTCACGGAGCCCGTCTCCTGCGAGGTGCACAATGACATCGGCAGCACCAACGTCAGCACGCTGGTGGACGTGCACT ttGCCCCTCGCATCGTGGTGGACCCCAAACCCACCGTCACGGACATCGGCTCCGACGTGACGCTGACGTGCGTGTGGTCCGGCAACCCGCCGCTGACCCTCACCTGGACCAAAAAGGAGTCCAACATG GTCCTAAGCAACAGCAACCAGCTGTACCTGAAGTCCGTCACGCAAGCGGACGCGGGGCAGTACGTCTGCAAAGCCATCGTCCCCCGCATCGGCGTGGGCGAGCGCGAGGTCACCCTCTTCGTCAACG GCCCCCCCATCATCTCGAGCGAGGCCGTGCAGTACGCGGTGCGTGGGGACCGCGGCAAGGTGGAGTGTTTCATCGGCAGCACGCCGCCCCCGGACCGCATC GCGTGGGCCTGGAAGGAGAACATTTTGGAGGCAGGGACGCTGGAGCGGTACACGGTGGAGCGGACTAACACGGGCAGCGGGGTCCTCTCCACCCTCACCATCAACAACGTCATGGATGCTGACTTCCAGACCCGCTACAACTGCACGGCCTGGAACAGCTTCGGGCCGGGGACCGCCATCATCCAGCTGGAGGAGAAAG ctaACGTCTCCCCGTCTCCTGTAGAGGTCTTGCCCGTGGGCATCATCGCCGGTGCCACCATCGGGGCCAGCATCCTCGTCATCAGCTTCCTCGTGGCGCTCGCCTGCTTCCTCTACCGGCGCCGGAAAGGAA GTCGCAAGGACGTCACCCTGCGCAAGCTGGACATCAAGGTGGAGACGGTCAACAGGGAGCCCCTGACGCTGCACGCAGACCGCGAGGAGGACACGGCCAGCGTCTCCACGGCCACCCGCGTCATGAAGGCCATCTACTCG TCGTTCAAGGACGACGTGGACTTGAAGCAGGACCTTCGCTGTGACACCATCGACCCCCGCGAGGAGTACGAGCTCAAG GACCCCACCAACGGCTACTACAATGTCCGCGCCCACGAGGACCGTCCATCCTCCCGCACCGTCCTCTACGCCGACTACCGCAACCCCGGCCCGGCGCGGTACGACacccgcccgccctcccgcctCTCCCACTCCAGCGGTTACGCTCAGCTCAACACCTACAGCCGCGGCCCCGCGTCCGACTACAATCCCGAAACGGCGCCGGGTCCCGGCCCCCCTCCCGGCACGGCGGGGGGCGAGACGGCGAGTCAACTCTCCTACGAGAACTACGGGGGTCACGCCGCCTTCCCGGCGGGCGCCGGTTATGCCACCTATCGCCTGGGGTACGGTCAGCCCCCCAGCTTGGAGAGGGCACCCTACGACGCCTACGACCCCATGGGCAAGTACGCCAGTGCCACCCGCTTCTCCTACACCTCCCAGCACTCGGACTACGGGCAGCGCTTCCAGCAGCGGATGCAGACGCACGTctaa
- the LOC128901019 gene encoding uncharacterized protein LOC128901019 isoform X1 gives MGRCRGGLFGVALLATTIGFAARAQPRQVNGVLGGSVLLSPLLPRNKTVKEIEWSFSAGAGATIQVAEFGPGGFKRPDPKDRFKERLEMFNATALKIRALERGDSGVYGARIKLHPALVEDQSFNLSVYEPLPEPGIRSWLLSKSPAWCHLLLECHLPSRTGGTVAWMRGWGEPGGVRVRALCGGVLQVGVQPGSPNTTLTCRAWRALEERRRSIHLASVCWNGGDGVRPGRWTVVAAGMLLAAYAARLEFPKVPPWHRPQ, from the exons ATGGGCCGGTGCCGCGGCGGCCTTTTCGGGGTTGCCTTGCTGGCCACGACCATCGGCTTTGCAG CCCGGGCGCAGCCCCGGCAGGTGAACGGCGTCCTGGGGGGGTCCGTGTTGCTCTCCCCGCTTCTGCCCCGCAACAAGACGGTGAAGGAGATCGAGTGGAGCTTTTCAGCCGGCGCCGGTGCCACCATTCAAGTGGCAGAGTTCGGCCCCGGTGGCTTCAAGCGCCCCGACCCCAAGGACCGGTTCAAGGAGCGGCTGGAGATGTTCAACGCGACGGCGCTGAAGATCAGGGCCCTGGAGAGGGGCGACAGCGGGGTCTACGGGGCTCGGATTAAACTGCACCCGGCGCTGGTGGAGGATCAGTCCTTCAACCTCTCCGTCTACG AGCCGCTGCCGGAGCCCGGAATCCGGAGCTGGCTGCTTTCGAAGAGCCCCGCGTGGTGCCACCTCCTGCTGGAGTGCCACCTACCCAGCAGGACGGGGGGCACCGTTGCCTGgatgagaggctggggggagccggggggtgtCAGGGTGCGTGCCCTCTGCGGCGGGGTGCTCCAGGTTGGGGTGCAGCCCGGCTCCCCCAACACCACCCTCACCTGCAGGGCCTGGCGTGCCCTGGAGGAGCGGAGACGATCCATCCACCTGGCCAGCGTCTGCTGGAACGGAG GGGATGGCGTCAGGCCCGGCCGCTGGACCGTGgtggctgcagggatgctgctggcagcCTACGCCGCCAGGCTGGAGTTTCCCAAAGTCCCTCCGTGGCACCGTCCCCAATGA
- the LOC128901019 gene encoding uncharacterized protein LOC128901019 isoform X2, protein MGRCRGGLFGVALLATTIGFAARAQPRQVNGVLGGSVLLSPLLPRNKTVKEIEWSFSAGAGATIQVAEFGPGGFKRPDPKDRFKERLEMFNATALKIRALERGDSGVYGARIKLHPALVEDQSFNLSVYGPGVPWRSGDDPSTWPASAGTEGMASGPAAGPWWLQGCCWQPTPPGWSFPKSLRGTVPNEEGCGDSSDLHARLR, encoded by the exons ATGGGCCGGTGCCGCGGCGGCCTTTTCGGGGTTGCCTTGCTGGCCACGACCATCGGCTTTGCAG CCCGGGCGCAGCCCCGGCAGGTGAACGGCGTCCTGGGGGGGTCCGTGTTGCTCTCCCCGCTTCTGCCCCGCAACAAGACGGTGAAGGAGATCGAGTGGAGCTTTTCAGCCGGCGCCGGTGCCACCATTCAAGTGGCAGAGTTCGGCCCCGGTGGCTTCAAGCGCCCCGACCCCAAGGACCGGTTCAAGGAGCGGCTGGAGATGTTCAACGCGACGGCGCTGAAGATCAGGGCCCTGGAGAGGGGCGACAGCGGGGTCTACGGGGCTCGGATTAAACTGCACCCGGCGCTGGTGGAGGATCAGTCCTTCAACCTCTCCGTCTACG GGCCTGGCGTGCCCTGGAGGAGCGGAGACGATCCATCCACCTGGCCAGCGTCTGCTGGAACGGAG GGGATGGCGTCAGGCCCGGCCGCTGGACCGTGgtggctgcagggatgctgctggcagcCTACGCCGCCAGGCTGGAGTTTCCCAAAGTCCCTCCGTGGCACCGTCCCCAATGAAGAAGGATGCGGTGACAGCTCAGACCTCCATGCCCGCCTTCGCTGA